The following DNA comes from Frankia casuarinae.
CGGCGGCGAGTGCGCCGGCCGAGGCGGCGAGTGCGCCGGCCGAGGCGGCCGTGGCGAACACTCCGGAGAAGGCGGAGGAATAGACATGCTGATTCCCCGGAAGGTCGCGCACCGCAAGCAGCACCACCCCGGGCGGACCGGTGCCGCCAAGGGCGGAACCCGGGTCACGTTCGGTGAGTACGGGATCCAGGCCTTGGAGTCGGCCTACGTGACGAACCGGCAGATCGAGTCGGCCCGTATCGCGATGACCCGGCACATCCGTCGTGGTGGAAAGGTCTGGATCAACATCTACCCGGACCGTCCGCTGACCAAGAAGCCGGCCGAGACCCGGATGGGTTCTGGTAAGGGCTCGCCCGAGTGGTGGGTCGCGAACGTCAAGCCGGGCCGGGTCCTGTTCGAGCTGTCCGGGGTCGCGGAGCCGGTGGCCCGCGAGGCGATGCGGCGGGCTATCCACAAGCTGCCGATGAAGTGCCGTTTCGTGGTCCGTGAAGGTGGTGCGTAATGGCTATCGCTACCGCGGACGAGCTGCGGAGCCTGTCGGGCGAGGAGCTCGTCGACAAGCTTCGGGAGGCCAAGGAGGAGCTGTTCAACCTCCGGTTCCAGGCGGCGACCGGGCAGCTGTCGAACAACCGCCGGCTGCAGGCCGTGCGGCGCGACATCGCCCGGATCTACACCGTCATGCGCGAACGGGAGCTGGGTATCACCGACGATCCGGCGGTGGCGGCCGGCGCGGCGGACGATGACGCGACGCAGTCGGAACGGGCGTGAGGACAGTGACAGACGAGACGGCCTCCCAGGAGGCTTCGCAGAGCACGGACGCGGCGGCTCCCGCCCGCGGATTCCGCAAGGTCCGCGAGGGCCTCGTGGTCAGCGACAAGATGACCAAGACCGTCGTGGTCGCGGTCGAGGACCGGGTGCAGCACCCGCTGTACGGCAAGACGATCCGTCGTACCAAGAAGGTCAAGGCGCACGACGAGAGCGGCACCACCGGTGTCGGCGACCGCGTCCTGCTGATGGAAACGCGGCCGTTGTCGGCGACCAAGCGGTGGCGGATCGTTCAGGTCTTGGAGAAGGCGAAGTAGTGAAGTAGTTCTGGCCCGGACGCCGGGGCCGGGCAGGACCGGGTGATCAGTAGTACCGGGTGATCAGGAGCGGAAAGTGATTCAGCAGGAGTCGCGACTTCGGGTCGCCGACAACACCGGAGCGCGGGAGATTCTCTGCATCCGGGTGCTCGGCGGCTCTGGGCGTCGTTACGCGGGGATCGGCGACATCATCGTCGGCACGGTGAAGGACGCCCTGCCCGGCGCCGGCGTGAAGCGCGGCGACGTGGTCAAGGCGGTCGTGGTGCGTACCACCAAGGAGCGCCGGCGGCCGGACGGCTCCTACATCCGCTTCGACGAGAACGCGGCGGTGCTCATCCGGGACGGTGGTGACCCTCGGGGCACCCGCATCTTCGGGCCGGTCGGCCGGGAGCTGCGTGACAAGAAGTTCATGAAGATCATCTCGCTGGCGCCGGAGGTGCTGTGACCGTGGCCACTTTGAAGATCAAGAAAGGCGACACGGTCCAGATCATCACCGGCAAGGACCGTGGGCTCAAGGGTAAGGTCATCCGCGCCTATCCGGAGCAGAACAAGGTCCTCGTCGAGGGCGCGAACCGGATCACCCGGCACACCCGCGTCCAGCAGGGCACACGCGGCTCGCAGTCCGGGGGCATCATCACCCAGGAGGCGCCGATCCACGTGAGCAACGTGATGATCGTCGACCCGTCTGACGGGAAGCCGACCCGGATCGGTTACCGCATCAACGACGACGGCACCAAGGTGCGTGTCTCGCGGCGCACCGGTACCGAGCTGTAGGCCGAGCGAGCAGTCGAGCAGTTGGGAAACGAGATTAGACCATGACTGTGACCACCGAGGGCCGGACCATCGAAGGCCGGCCTATTGGCGCTCGCCCGGTCCCACGGCTCAAGCAGCGGTACCGCGACGAGATCGCCCCGGCGCTGCGGGAGCAGTTCTCCTACCGCAACGTCATGCAGATCCCCGGCGTCGTCAAGGTCGTCGTCAACATGGGGGTCGGAGACGCCGCCCGGGACGCGAAGCTGATCGATGGCGCTGTGCGGGATCTTGCGGCCATCACCGGCCAGAAGCCCGCGGTCCGGCGCGCGAAGAAGTCCATCGCCCAGTTCAAGCTGCGCGAAGGGATGCCGATCGGCGCCAAGGTGACGTTGCGTGGTGACCGGATGTGGGAGTTCCTCGACCGCCTCGTCACCATCGCGCTGCCGCGTATCCGTGACTTCCGCGGGCTGTCGCCGAAGCAGTTCGACGGTGCCGGCAACTACACCTTCGGGGTGACCGAGCAGTCGATCTTCCACGAGATCGACATCGACCGGATCGATCGGGTTCGGGGCATGGACATCACGGTCGTCACCACCGCGACCACCGACGACGAGGGCCGGGCGCTCCTGCGGGCGCTGGGCTTCCCCTTCCGGGAGAACTAGAGAGATGGCCAAGAAAGCACTGATCGAGAAGTCGAACCGTAAGCCGAAGTACGCGGTCCGGGGTTACACCCGATGCCAGCGCTGCGGCCGCTCCCGCTCGGTGTACCGGGGCTTCGGGCTCTGCCGGGTATGCCTGCGGCAGATGGCGCACCGCGGCGAGCTGCCCGGCGTCACCAAGAGCTCCTGGTAGGCCGGTACCGCGCCCCGGACCGGGGCCGGAACGGCGGCACCGGCAGCACGGTTCCACCGCACCACCACCGCACCTCCACCCGATCGCGGTAGGCCCGGCGGCCGAGGACGACCTCGGCACTGGCGGGAACCGCCGTGAGAAAGGCGTCAAGCCATGACGATGACCGATCCGATTGCGGACATGCTCACGCGTGTCCGTAACGCCAGCCGGGCGTACCACGACCGCGTGGTGATGCCCCACAGCAAGATCAAGACGCACATCGCCGAGATCCTCCAGCAGGAGGGATACATCTCCGGCTGGCACGTCGAGGACGCGACCTCGGCTGGCGGCGTCGGCCACACCCTGGTCATCGATCTGAAGTACGGCCCCAACCGGGAACGCTCGATCGCCGGGATCAAGCGCATCAGCAAGCCGGGTCTGCGGGTCTATGCCAAGGCGACGAACCTCCCGAAGGTCCTCGGGGGCCTGGGCGTCGCCATCATCTCCACCTCGTCGGGTTTGCTGACCGACAAGCAGGCGGGCAAGCGGGGCGTGGGCGGGGAAGTCCTCGCCTACATCTGGTAAGGAGGGCGAGCGATGTCACGGATCGGGCGCCTGCCCATTCCCGTCCCCAGCGGTGTCGATATCACCGTCGAGGGAGCCACCATCACCGTCAAGGGGCCCAAAGGGACCCTGAGCCACGTCGTGGCCGAGCCGATCGTGGTGAACACGGAGGACGGTCGGCTCCTCGTGACCCGGCCCGACGATGAGCGTCGCTCCCGGTCGCTGCACGGCCTGACTCGCACCCTGGTCTCCAACATGGTCACCGGCGTCACCGCCGGATACTCGAAGACCCTGGAGATCGTCGGCGTCGGTTACCGTGTCCAGGCCAAGGGCTCCGACCTGGAGTTCGCCCTCGGGTACAGCCACCCGGTGCCGGTCAAGGCCCCGGAGGGCATCCGCTTCGAGGTGCAGACCCCGACCCGCTTCGTGGTCCACGGGATCGACAAGCAGCTGGTCGGTGAGGTCTCCGCGAAGATCCGCGGGCTGCGCAAGCCTGACCCGTACAAGGGCAAGGGCGTGCGCTACCAGGGCGAGGTCGTCCGCCGCAAGGTCGGGAAGACCGGGAAGTAGGAGATAGATCATGGCAGTGAGCCTCGGCGCCAGCTCGCGTCGACGGACCGCGAAGCTCCGTCGGCACGTCCGGGTGCGCAAGAAGGTGGCGGGCACCCCGTCTCGCCCACGGCTCGTCGTCACCCGGTCCTCGCGGCACATCTACGCCCAGGTCATCGACGACGTCGCCGGCCACACGCTGGCGTCGGCGTCCACCCTGGACGTGTCGCTGCGCGGCGGCGAGGGGGACAAGACCGAGCAGGCCCGCAAGGTCGGCGCCCTGGTCGCCGAGCGCGCGAAGGCGGCCGGGATCGCCGCGGTCGTGTTTGACCGCGGCGGGCGGACCTACTCCGGCCGCATCGCCGCGCTCGCGGACGCGGCGCGGGGGAACGGGCTGGACTTCTGATGACTGCCCCCAGCCTTTACAGTCAGTCCAGCCTTTACCGCCAGTACAGCCAGAACAGGGAGATGTTGTAGATGCCAGGCCAGCAGCGCCGCGGCGGCGGCTCCGGCGGCTCGGACCGTCGGGAACGCCGGGACCGGTCGGGCAGCGGCCCGGCGCAGGAGAAGAACGCCTACGTCGAGCGGGTTGTCGCGATCAACCGCGTGGCGAAGGTTGTCAAGGGCGGACGCCGGTTCAGCTTCACGGCGCTCGTTGTGGTCGGTGACGCGGACGGGACCGTGGGCGTCGGCTATGGCAAGGCCAAGGAGGTTCCGGCCGCCATCGCCAAGGGCGTCGAAGAAGCCAAGAAGCACTTCTTCAAGGTGCCCCGGATCGGTTCGACGATTCCGCACCCGGTGCAGGGCGAGGAGGCGGCCGGCGTCGTGCTGCTCAAGCCCGCCTCGCCCGGTACCGGGGTCATCGCCGGTGGTCCGGTCCGTGCCGTGCTGGAGTGCGCCGGTGTGCACGACGTGCTCTCGAAGTCGCTCGGCTCATCGAATCCGATCAACATCGTGCACGCGACGGTCGCCGCTCTGCGTGGCCTGATGCGTCCCGAGGAGATTGCCGCCCGTCGCGGCCTGCCGCTGGAGGATGTCGCTCCGCCGGCCATGCTGCGCGCCCGTGCGGCGGGAGCCAGCGTCTGATGGCCAAGCTGCGCATCACGCAGATCCGGTCGGGGATCGGTGGTACCTCGAACCAGCGGGCCACGCTGCGTACCCTTGGTCTGCGGAAGATCAACGCGACGACCGTCCGTGATGATCGTCCCGAGATTCGCGGGATGATTAGAACTGTGACCCATCTTGTCCGGGTCGAGGAGGTGGACTCCTAGCCATGGCCGAACTGACGAAGACCGACGCCGGTGACGACACCGGCGCCACCGGCGTGGGCACCGAGGCCGGCTCGGCGCCGGTCGTCCGTGGCCGCGGTCTGAAGGTGCACCACCTCCGGCCAGCCCCCGGCGCCCATAAGTCCAAGATCCGCGTCGGTCGCGGTGAGGGTTCCAAGGGCAAGACCGCCGGACGGGGCACCAAGGGCTCGAAGGCCCGCAAGCAGGTGCCCGCCCGGTTCGAGGGTGGCCAGATGCCCCTGCACATGCGCCTGCCCAAGCTGAAGGGCTTCCGCAACCGGTTCCGCGTCGAGTACCAGGTCGTGAACGTCGCCACCCTCGCGGAACTGTTCCCGCAGGGTGGTGAGGTCACCAAGGCCGACCTCGCGGCCAGGGGCGCGGTGCGGGGCAAGTCGCCGGTGAAGGTGCTGGGCAACGGTGACATCAACGTCGCGCTGCACGTGAGCGCGGACGCGTTTTCGGCCTCCGCGAAGGAGAAGATCGCCGCTGCCGGCGGGAGCGTCACACAGAGCTGAGAGCATGGGTGGGGGTGTGGGCCATGTCACCCCGCTCCCACCCCGGCCCCGCCCGTCCGGACCCCTCGCCAGACGGCCGTGCGCCTCGGCGTCAGCCGTCTCTTGCCGTCCACCATCGCTTACCCATGGTGATGTCGGGACGAGTGGGCCGGGTGTCCTGTTACAGTCGCCTAACCGACCTCGGCGACCGGCCGGGGGAGGCGATCCGCACCGGGCAGGATGTCCACTTCCCGTCGGTCCGCAATCCCAGCAGGAGGAGCCGTGCTCACCGCCTTCACGCGGGCATTCCGCACGCCTGACCTGCGCAAGAAGCTGCTGTTCACCGTCGGTATCGTGATGCTGTTCCGGTTCGGCAGCGTCATGCCGTCGCCGGGTGTCTCGACGTCCGCAGTGAACACCTGCCTGGACTCGGCGAGTGCCGACAGCAGCAACGTCTACTCGCTGATCAACCTGTTCAGTGGTGGGGCTCTGCTGCAGCTGTCCATCTTCGCGCTTGGCATCATGCCGTACATCACATCGAGTATCATCATTCAGTTGCTCGTTGTGGTGATCCCTCGGCTGGAGCAGCTGAAGAAGGAGGGCAGCTCGGGCGAGCAGAAGCTTACGCAGTACACCCGGTACCTGACGATCGCCCTCGGTCTTCTGCAGGCCACCGGCATCGTGGCGCTGGCCCGCAGCGGCCGGCTGTTCCCCAGCTGTTCGGCCGCCATCATCCCGGACACGAGCCTGTTCCGGATCGCGACGATTGTCATCACGATGACGGCGGGTACCTCGGTCATCATGTGGATGGGTGAGTTGATCACCACCCGGGGGGTCGGTAACGGCATGTCGCTGCTGATCTTCACCTCGATCGCGGCAAGGCTTCCCTCCGAGGGCGGACGCATCCTCCAGGTCGCCGGCGGTGTGGTGTTTAGCCTGGTGCTCCTGCTCGGTCTCGCGATCGTCGTGTTCGTCGTGTTCGTCGAGCAGTCTCAGCGTCGCATCCCGGTCCAGTACGCCAAACGCCTGATCGGGCGGCGGATGTACGGCGGGACGTCGACCTACCTGCCGATCAAGGTCAACCAGGCCGGGATCATCCCCGTCATCTTCGCGTCCTCGCTGCTGCAGCTCCCTCAACTCGCCGGGCAGGTATGGAGCAACCGGAGCTTCCAGGACTTCGAGCAAAGATATCTCTCCAGGGGAGACCATCCACTCTATCTGGTGACATACTTCGCACTCATCATCTTCTTCACCTATTTTTATGTTGCGATCACCTTCAACCCAACGGAGGTCGCGGACAACATGAAGAAGTATGGTGGGTTCATCCCCGGGATCAGGCCGGGGAACCCGACGGCGGAGTACCTCAAACATGTACTCGACCGGATCACGCTCCCGGGATCGCTGTTCCTTGGCGTGATCACGGTCCTTCCGTTGGCACTGTTGAACCTGACCAAGGACCAGCCGTTCCCCTTCGCGGGCACGTCGGTCCTGATCATGGTGGGGGTTGGGCTGGAAACCGTGAAGCAGATCGAAAGCCAGCTCATGCTCCGCAATTACGAAGGTTTCCTCCGGTAGTGCGCCTCGTACTGGTCGGGCCGCCCGGTGCCGGAAAGGGCACCCAGGCCGCGTTCATTGCCCAGGCGCGGTCGATCCCTAAGATCTCCACCGGGGACATCTTCCGGGCGAACGTGCGACAGGGAACCGAACTGGGCGTCAAGGCCAAGACCTTCATGGATGCCGGTGATCTCGTACCGGACGAGATCACCATCGGTATGGTCCGCAACCGCTTGGCCGAGGACGACGCGGTCAAGGGATTCCTGCTCGATGGTTTTCCTCGTAACGTCCCGCAGGCCGAGGTGCTCGGGCAGATGCTCGATGGCATGGGGACCCGTCTGGACGTGGTGCTCGAGCTCGTCGTCGACGACGACGAGGTGGTGCGCCGGCTGTCCGGTCGGCGCACCTGTCGGAACTGCGGTCACATCTGGCACATCGACTTCGACCCGCCGTCGGTCGAAGGCGTCTGTGACCGGTGTGGTGGCGAGCTGTTCCAGCGCGACGACGATCGGTCGGAGACGGTCCGCCATCGGCTCGAGGTCTACGCGGACCAGACGGCGCCGCTGGTGGCCTACTACGCCGAAAAGGGCATCCTGATCGGTATCGACGCCACCGGACCGGTGGATAACGTCACCGACCGCGCGCTCGACGCCCTGCGGCACTACGGCGACTGAACCCGTCGGCCTGGTCCGGGCGCGGACCAGGCCGAACGTGACTCCCGTGCTTTTCGCGGAAGATCGTTGGAGCACGTCCTGCGGGGTCGGCGGCTAGCATCGGAAACGGACACAACACGAACACGGACCGGGGCGACGAGCGTGGCGCGACGAGAGCACGTCCAGATCAAGACGGCGGCAGAGATTGCCAAGATGCGGGTTGCTGGCCTGCTCGTCGCGAAGACGCTGGCGCGGCTGCGTGAGGCGGTCGTCCCCGGGGTCACCACGGCCGAGCTGGACGCCCTTGCCGAGAAGACGATCCGGGACGACGGCGGTATCCCGTCCTTCAAGGGCTATGCCCAGCCGCCGTATCCGGCCTCGATCTGCAGCTCGGTCAACAACGAGGTAGTGCACGCCATCCCCACCCGCAAGCGGGTGCTGCGCGAGGGCGATATCATCTCGATCGACTGCGGGGCGATCGTGGACGGCTGGCACGGGGACGCCGCGATCACCGTGCCGGTCGGTGAGGTCGCCCCGGAGGTTCTCGCGATGATCGACACGTGCGAGGGCGCGCTGTGGGCGGGCCTCGCCGCAGCCCAGCTCGGCGGAAAGCTCACCGACATCAGCGCCGCCGTCGAGCGGCATGTCCGTCCACATGGCTACGGGATCGTCGACCACTACGGCGGCCACGGCATCGGCAGCGAGATGCACCAGCCCCCCCACGTGCTCAACCACGGCCGGCCTGGCCGTGGCATCCGGCTGATCGAGGGCCTTGCGCTGGCCATCGAGCCTATGATCACTATGGGGTCGCCGGACACGGCCGTGCTCCCCGACGACTGGACCGTCGTGACCCGCGACGGCAGCCTCGCCGCCCACACCGAGCACTCGGTGGCAATCACTCCCCGTGGGCCGTGGGTGCTAACGGCGCCGGACGGCGGAGCGGCGAAACTCGCCGAGCTCGGGGTCGTCTGCGGGCAGCCGGCTGACGCCCCGTCCTGAACCGGCTGAACCGGCTGAGGTCGCGTCGGTCGCGTCGGCCCTTGACGGGGGTCGTGTTGACCCTTGACGGGGGTCGCAGCGTACACTCTTTAGCTGGCGGTCTTCTCACGCCGGTGTGCTCCACCGTGTCGATAGCAGTCCTGTCCATGGCAGTTGCGGTCGGTGGCAGTGTGGTTGGTGGGTTCGGGCTCCTCTCGGGGTAGTTCAAGCCTCTGACCTGGGCTTTTCCGGACATTTCGGGGGGCCGACCGGTCGCGGCCGAGCCGCCGTCCCATAGTCGACGTCAGGACAGCGGAGGACATGCCGAAGAAGGACGGGGCCATCGAGATCGAAGGCCGTGTGGTGGAGCCGCTCCCGAACGCGATGTTCCGGGTGGAGCTCCAGAACGGTCATCGTGTTCTCGCCCACATCAGCGGGAAGATGCGCCAGCACTACATCCGGATCCTGCCGGAGGACCGCGTCGTGGTCGAGCTCTCGCCCTACGACCTGTCCCGCGGCCGCATCGTCTACCGCTACAAGTAGTCGATCTTTTCTCACTCGCCCGTAGCTCCACTCAATCGCCACGCGCGG
Coding sequences within:
- the rpsH gene encoding 30S ribosomal protein S8, with the translated sequence MTMTDPIADMLTRVRNASRAYHDRVVMPHSKIKTHIAEILQQEGYISGWHVEDATSAGGVGHTLVIDLKYGPNRERSIAGIKRISKPGLRVYAKATNLPKVLGGLGVAIISTSSGLLTDKQAGKRGVGGEVLAYIW
- a CDS encoding adenylate kinase, whose product is MRLVLVGPPGAGKGTQAAFIAQARSIPKISTGDIFRANVRQGTELGVKAKTFMDAGDLVPDEITIGMVRNRLAEDDAVKGFLLDGFPRNVPQAEVLGQMLDGMGTRLDVVLELVVDDDEVVRRLSGRRTCRNCGHIWHIDFDPPSVEGVCDRCGGELFQRDDDRSETVRHRLEVYADQTAPLVAYYAEKGILIGIDATGPVDNVTDRALDALRHYGD
- the rplR gene encoding 50S ribosomal protein L18; its protein translation is MAVSLGASSRRRTAKLRRHVRVRKKVAGTPSRPRLVVTRSSRHIYAQVIDDVAGHTLASASTLDVSLRGGEGDKTEQARKVGALVAERAKAAGIAAVVFDRGGRTYSGRIAALADAARGNGLDF
- the rplX gene encoding 50S ribosomal protein L24 translates to MATLKIKKGDTVQIITGKDRGLKGKVIRAYPEQNKVLVEGANRITRHTRVQQGTRGSQSGGIITQEAPIHVSNVMIVDPSDGKPTRIGYRINDDGTKVRVSRRTGTEL
- a CDS encoding type Z 30S ribosomal protein S14 — its product is MAKKALIEKSNRKPKYAVRGYTRCQRCGRSRSVYRGFGLCRVCLRQMAHRGELPGVTKSSW
- the rpmC gene encoding 50S ribosomal protein L29: MAIATADELRSLSGEELVDKLREAKEELFNLRFQAATGQLSNNRRLQAVRRDIARIYTVMRERELGITDDPAVAAGAADDDATQSERA
- the rplO gene encoding 50S ribosomal protein L15 — protein: MAELTKTDAGDDTGATGVGTEAGSAPVVRGRGLKVHHLRPAPGAHKSKIRVGRGEGSKGKTAGRGTKGSKARKQVPARFEGGQMPLHMRLPKLKGFRNRFRVEYQVVNVATLAELFPQGGEVTKADLAARGAVRGKSPVKVLGNGDINVALHVSADAFSASAKEKIAAAGGSVTQS
- the secY gene encoding preprotein translocase subunit SecY; this translates as MLTAFTRAFRTPDLRKKLLFTVGIVMLFRFGSVMPSPGVSTSAVNTCLDSASADSSNVYSLINLFSGGALLQLSIFALGIMPYITSSIIIQLLVVVIPRLEQLKKEGSSGEQKLTQYTRYLTIALGLLQATGIVALARSGRLFPSCSAAIIPDTSLFRIATIVITMTAGTSVIMWMGELITTRGVGNGMSLLIFTSIAARLPSEGGRILQVAGGVVFSLVLLLGLAIVVFVVFVEQSQRRIPVQYAKRLIGRRMYGGTSTYLPIKVNQAGIIPVIFASSLLQLPQLAGQVWSNRSFQDFEQRYLSRGDHPLYLVTYFALIIFFTYFYVAITFNPTEVADNMKKYGGFIPGIRPGNPTAEYLKHVLDRITLPGSLFLGVITVLPLALLNLTKDQPFPFAGTSVLIMVGVGLETVKQIESQLMLRNYEGFLR
- the rpmD gene encoding 50S ribosomal protein L30, translating into MAKLRITQIRSGIGGTSNQRATLRTLGLRKINATTVRDDRPEIRGMIRTVTHLVRVEEVDS
- the rplF gene encoding 50S ribosomal protein L6 — its product is MSRIGRLPIPVPSGVDITVEGATITVKGPKGTLSHVVAEPIVVNTEDGRLLVTRPDDERRSRSLHGLTRTLVSNMVTGVTAGYSKTLEIVGVGYRVQAKGSDLEFALGYSHPVPVKAPEGIRFEVQTPTRFVVHGIDKQLVGEVSAKIRGLRKPDPYKGKGVRYQGEVVRRKVGKTGK
- the rplN gene encoding 50S ribosomal protein L14, which encodes MIQQESRLRVADNTGAREILCIRVLGGSGRRYAGIGDIIVGTVKDALPGAGVKRGDVVKAVVVRTTKERRRPDGSYIRFDENAAVLIRDGGDPRGTRIFGPVGRELRDKKFMKIISLAPEVL
- the rplP gene encoding 50S ribosomal protein L16, which translates into the protein MLIPRKVAHRKQHHPGRTGAAKGGTRVTFGEYGIQALESAYVTNRQIESARIAMTRHIRRGGKVWINIYPDRPLTKKPAETRMGSGKGSPEWWVANVKPGRVLFELSGVAEPVAREAMRRAIHKLPMKCRFVVREGGA
- the rpsQ gene encoding 30S ribosomal protein S17; this encodes MTDETASQEASQSTDAAAPARGFRKVREGLVVSDKMTKTVVVAVEDRVQHPLYGKTIRRTKKVKAHDESGTTGVGDRVLLMETRPLSATKRWRIVQVLEKAK
- the infA gene encoding translation initiation factor IF-1, with the translated sequence MPKKDGAIEIEGRVVEPLPNAMFRVELQNGHRVLAHISGKMRQHYIRILPEDRVVVELSPYDLSRGRIVYRYK
- the rplE gene encoding 50S ribosomal protein L5; the encoded protein is MTVTTEGRTIEGRPIGARPVPRLKQRYRDEIAPALREQFSYRNVMQIPGVVKVVVNMGVGDAARDAKLIDGAVRDLAAITGQKPAVRRAKKSIAQFKLREGMPIGAKVTLRGDRMWEFLDRLVTIALPRIRDFRGLSPKQFDGAGNYTFGVTEQSIFHEIDIDRIDRVRGMDITVVTTATTDDEGRALLRALGFPFREN
- the rpsE gene encoding 30S ribosomal protein S5, with translation MPGQQRRGGGSGGSDRRERRDRSGSGPAQEKNAYVERVVAINRVAKVVKGGRRFSFTALVVVGDADGTVGVGYGKAKEVPAAIAKGVEEAKKHFFKVPRIGSTIPHPVQGEEAAGVVLLKPASPGTGVIAGGPVRAVLECAGVHDVLSKSLGSSNPINIVHATVAALRGLMRPEEIAARRGLPLEDVAPPAMLRARAAGASV
- the map gene encoding type I methionyl aminopeptidase yields the protein MARREHVQIKTAAEIAKMRVAGLLVAKTLARLREAVVPGVTTAELDALAEKTIRDDGGIPSFKGYAQPPYPASICSSVNNEVVHAIPTRKRVLREGDIISIDCGAIVDGWHGDAAITVPVGEVAPEVLAMIDTCEGALWAGLAAAQLGGKLTDISAAVERHVRPHGYGIVDHYGGHGIGSEMHQPPHVLNHGRPGRGIRLIEGLALAIEPMITMGSPDTAVLPDDWTVVTRDGSLAAHTEHSVAITPRGPWVLTAPDGGAAKLAELGVVCGQPADAPS